Below is a window of Taeniopygia guttata chromosome 23, bTaeGut7.mat, whole genome shotgun sequence DNA.
GAACATATCCACTTTCTTCCGTCGGCCTCGACCGGGCTTAGAGTTGCTCTGGAAGAGGACGCTCTGGTTCCAGTTGTAGCCAGGGGCAGAGGATGCCTCGTTCCAGTCCATCAtcagcttctccaggctggagaggCTGGACTGACCCTCGCTGGAGGACGCCTCGCTGTTGGCGCGCCGGTAACCAGCCGGCTGGTTGAACTGGGTGCTGTCAGAGGAGGACTCGGAGAAGGTCTCGGAGACCGTCTGCTGCTTGGCTTTCTGCGGGGTGTAGTTGGAGATGTCCAGGATGACGTTGGGTTCATTGAGGTGGCACTCGAAGCCCGGGTTGTAGAGCTGGCTGAAGGCTTCTGAGCTCCAGTCCAGCCCACCATAGCCCTGCCGGAAGGCCCACGGCGCGGCGCTGGGGAACTGCCGGCAGTTTTCAGGCGAGGGCTGGAAGGACGCCGACCCCTTGGGCACCATGTAGCCGCCGGGCGAGACGGTGCTGGCCCGGCTGTCGCAACGCAGGGGAGTGTGCGCGGCGCTGGAGAACTGCCCCCCCTGCTCGGCACTGTTGAAGAAGGCGGCTTTTCCCAGCGGCAAACTGGGAGCAGCCGTCGGTGGCGCGTAGCCGGCACTGTGGGCGCTGCTGGGCGAGGACGGGAggctgctgccgctgccgtaGGCGAAGCTGCAGTCCTTGCTGTTGGGGCAGTCCTGCGCTGGCGGGTACTGCTTTCCTGGTGGGAACACGCTGGCGGGTGCCACGCTCTGCCCGGCGCCGCCGTAGCTGCCGTACGGGGAGTAGCCGGGGGTGCCGCTGGCCGCTGGGTGGGCCGTGGGTGACCGGGACACGGCCGATGGCGGGGCCAGTTTGGGGAAGGACTCGGCGCCCCGGCACTCCGCCGAGCCTTGGGTCACGCCGTAGGCGCCCGAGGCGCGGCCGGGCGGGAAGGCCGGGCGGCCCTGCATGCCGTGGAAGGCGGCTTCGGCACCGGGCGTGGCCGCCGCCACTTTGCCACCGCGTGCGGCGTAGGCGGCCATGCCCCGCTGGCCTGGCAGTGCGGCCGGGGCCGCCGTGTAGGCGGCCGCCGATTTCCGCGACTCGGAGCGGGACGCGGAGAGGGCGAAGTCCAGCAGGTCGGAGGAGTCATCCGAGTCCAGCAAGGAGCGGAAGTAGCCGGTGAAGAGGCTGTGCCGCTCCGGGCCGCTCTCCGCCTGCGAGGACGGTGCGCTGCCGGCGTAGAAACCGGCGCGGCCGGAGGAGCCCGACTCCAGCCCCGCAGTGTGGAAGGGCCTTGCCTCGGCCCCTTGGTAGCCACCGCTGCGTCCGGCCTGGCCGCCGGGGTGGCCGTGGTGGGGGGCCCAGGGGCTGCCCTTCTCGCCCCCGCCCCACTCTGCGGCGGGGCCGTCCCCGAAGCTCTGCCCCGAGCCGGTTTCGGGGAACAGCGCCCCGTTCTTGCGCGCCCGTCGCTTCCGCTTGGGCTTGCCCACGGGATCGGGCTCCAGGCGGCCGCGCTTGCGGGGGTGCACGGGGTCAGCGTGCAGGGCGGCGGGGGCTTTCTTCTTCTTGCCGATGCCCTCGAAGAAGTCGCTGAAGGAGCAGCGCGCGGCGCGGGCGGCGTGGCTGCCCCCACGCCCACCGAAGCCCCCCGCCTTGCCGCCGCGCCGCCGAAAGCCCTGGACGCGGTGCAGGAAGTGCGAGATGCTCTGCGTGTCGGGGGCCTGGTGGATGGACTCGGGCTCGCTGGGCGTCCAGCAGCGGGGCGGCGAGCAGCGCCCCGAGCACTGGCTCTGGCGGTTGAGGAAGGCCAGCTTGGCCAACACGTCCGAGTAGTCGGCTTTGCTGTCATTGGTGTCAGCAATGTAGGAGGGCTGGGGCGAGGCCAGcttctgcttcctcctcctcctcttcttcaccTCCGGGGTGGGCTCCTTGGGCTTGGCTTGGCCCAGCAGCAGGTTTTTGGGAGGCCGTCCCCGCTTGCGCTTCAGGATAATGGGCATCTCCCCGGGGGGGAACACCACGACCACGTTGCGCCCGTTGTTCTTCATCTTGAGCAGCGGCGTGGGCTCCACggagctgctggctgccagctccttcccctccagGTTCAAGTTGCTGCTGAGCGATGACACCTTGTAGGTGGTCTTGTTCCTCCTCCCCAGGGACACGGGGATCTTGGCCATCTTCACCACCATCTTCCTCACCCCCCGGCACTTGCTCTTCTTCCCCACCGTGGGGGCTTTGGGCATCTCGTCGGGGTCCAGCGCGGTGGGAGGCGGTGGCGGTGGGGGGCTGAGCACCGGGGTGTCAGGCTCCTCGGGCCCGGGGGGCATCTCAGCGGGCAGGGTGAGGGGGGACAGGACGTGGCTCTCGGGGGTAATGTCCACCCggcgcccgcgccccgccctCCTCCTGCGGCACAGCATCTTTGGCTTATCTGTCCGGCGCAGGGCGTACTTGCGGTGGTCTTCGCCGCACCGCCCGGCCCCCCGGCCCCCGCAGGGGCCCCGCTTCACCATGGTGCTCAGGGGGCACCCCCcgagccggggctgcagcccgtgGGGCCGCAGAGGGTCCCCGGTGCCCGGCtgtgcctccagcagctccgAGACAGTTCCCAGTggctgtggctccagcagcGAGGGCTCAGTGGGCAGCAGCGGGGGCTCCAGCGCTCCAGGCAGTGGCTCCAGGGTCTGCAGCCCCAGAGGCTCCGCCAGTGGCTCCAGGGACTGCAGCTCCAGCGACTCGGACAGAGGCTCCAGCGACTGCAACTCCAGCGACTCAGAGAGCGGCTCCAGCGACTGCAGCCCCAACGGCTCCAGGTTTTGCAGCTCCAGTGACTCTGGCAGCGGCTCCAGGCTCTGCGAATcaagcagctggggctgggactcCAGGGACTGGGAATCCAACAGCCGGGATTGGGAGTCCAGCTCTTGGGCTGGCAGCAACTGGGGCTGCGGCTCCATCGCTTGCGACTCCAGCAGCTGCGTCCCTGGGCAAGCCAGGGAGGCCAGCTCGTTCAGGATGTCCGCCTCAGCCAGCTCCGAGTAATCGCTGGCAtcgggctgggagcagccagctTCCTCCGCTGGAGCTTTGGAGACATCCCCCACACCCACGCCGTgtcctgggggctgtggggtgctcCCCCCGCCTCCCTCAGCTTCTCCGTCACGTGCTGGGGGCCGGGGATGCCGCGACGGGTCGGATTTGAGGAGCACTCCCCTCTCCTCGGGGCTGCGGATGCTGTTGGCCAGGGAGGGTGAGGAGAAGAAGCTGTACTGGAGGTCGCGGTCAGCGGGCAGGAGGCGGCTGTCCTCGTgagccccgccgccgccacgGAGGCTGCCACAGTCCAGGTGCACCCCACTGTTCTTGAGGTCCTCAGAGAGGCGGTTGAGGTCCTTCATGATGTCGATGAGTTGCACCACAGGGTGGAGGTTGATGTGCCCGTTGCCGCACTTGCTCCGGAGCAAGGCGAGGATGCTGTCTACGTTGCAGCGGCCCGAGGCCAGCGTCGCGTTGGGGAAGGTTTTGGGCGCCCGATCGCGGGCAGATGCCTCCTCTGCGCTGCCCCCCAGGATCCGGGGCTCCccggcacagcccagcaggtcCTCGGCCGCCTTGGTGCCCCCGTGGATGCTCTGGCAGCGGTCAGCCGGGTCTCCGTGCAGCAGCGAGCCTGCCTGGTGCTCCCGGCCGAGCGCGGGGCACGAGCCCTCAGGGAAGCTGAGCACGCTGCAGGATAACGCCTTCTCGGCCGGGCAGGCGGGGGGCCGCTGCACCGGGTGGCCCGGCGGGTAGAATTTGGGCTCTCGAACGTAGTTGGGCGAGCCACGCACAACGCTGGTCGTTACCACTGGGCCCGGGGGCTTCACGCGCATCCTGACCTCCTCCTCCCCCG
It encodes the following:
- the AHDC1 gene encoding transcription factor Gibbin isoform X1, yielding MLSLKVASGAEGSGTPAAGQDAAPAGGRSLPKRAGSEGRGAQEPADGSSVGCQPLALENGASPPAEWFPRAQGSGPRQPGSDGDSRSFRVNLHCKHPRNRELKCNSRSSSKAEGPGVTFPDPHVSNCSAKRHAGEEEVRMRVKPPGPVVTTSVVRGSPNYVREPKFYPPGHPVQRPPACPAEKALSCSVLSFPEGSCPALGREHQAGSLLHGDPADRCQSIHGGTKAAEDLLGCAGEPRILGGSAEEASARDRAPKTFPNATLASGRCNVDSILALLRSKCGNGHINLHPVVQLIDIMKDLNRLSEDLKNSGVHLDCGSLRGGGGAHEDSRLLPADRDLQYSFFSSPSLANSIRSPEERGVLLKSDPSRHPRPPARDGEAEGGGGSTPQPPGHGVGVGDVSKAPAEEAGCSQPDASDYSELAEADILNELASLACPGTQLLESQAMEPQPQLLPAQELDSQSRLLDSQSLESQPQLLDSQSLEPLPESLELQNLEPLGLQSLEPLSESLELQSLEPLSESLELQSLEPLAEPLGLQTLEPLPGALEPPLLPTEPSLLEPQPLGTVSELLEAQPGTGDPLRPHGLQPRLGGCPLSTMVKRGPCGGRGAGRCGEDHRKYALRRTDKPKMLCRRRRAGRGRRVDITPESHVLSPLTLPAEMPPGPEEPDTPVLSPPPPPPPTALDPDEMPKAPTVGKKSKCRGVRKMVVKMAKIPVSLGRRNKTTYKVSSLSSNLNLEGKELAASSSVEPTPLLKMKNNGRNVVVVFPPGEMPIILKRKRGRPPKNLLLGQAKPKEPTPEVKKRRRRKQKLASPQPSYIADTNDSKADYSDVLAKLAFLNRQSQCSGRCSPPRCWTPSEPESIHQAPDTQSISHFLHRVQGFRRRGGKAGGFGGRGGSHAARAARCSFSDFFEGIGKKKKAPAALHADPVHPRKRGRLEPDPVGKPKRKRRARKNGALFPETGSGQSFGDGPAAEWGGGEKGSPWAPHHGHPGGQAGRSGGYQGAEARPFHTAGLESGSSGRAGFYAGSAPSSQAESGPERHSLFTGYFRSLLDSDDSSDLLDFALSASRSESRKSAAAYTAAPAALPGQRGMAAYAARGGKVAAATPGAEAAFHGMQGRPAFPPGRASGAYGVTQGSAECRGAESFPKLAPPSAVSRSPTAHPAASGTPGYSPYGSYGGAGQSVAPASVFPPGKQYPPAQDCPNSKDCSFAYGSGSSLPSSPSSAHSAGYAPPTAAPSLPLGKAAFFNSAEQGGQFSSAAHTPLRCDSRASTVSPGGYMVPKGSASFQPSPENCRQFPSAAPWAFRQGYGGLDWSSEAFSQLYNPGFECHLNEPNVILDISNYTPQKAKQQTVSETFSESSSDSTQFNQPAGYRRANSEASSSEGQSSLSSLEKLMMDWNEASSAPGYNWNQSVLFQSNSKPGRGRRKKVDMFDTSHLSFSSSSSSSSVYPSKRNTGPRQPRGSRGACASKKERGTGKAKFPTKSQAVNPLFQDSTDLGLDYYSGDSSMSPLPSQSRGFGVGERDPCDYSGPYSMNPSTPSDGTFVQGFQSDSPGLGQPDLESKHFPALPHQLAAPGQQTVFEAGLQKAFSPNCSPTLAFKEDLRAGSMRKLPACDSLKHSMQGGALPHAPHLACRDLPMPQPHYDSPSCKNPPYWYSPNASTRSPSYDSKAGAGMLVDFMGRTDPPCLNPHLSSPSSTHPSKGEKEPLEMSRAHHRGPYACPLINDLNISPVPRDSMLQLQDNYRYPSFAPQGHPVMAPTQKSGFLGPMVEQQHPEDTFTVTSL
- the AHDC1 gene encoding transcription factor Gibbin isoform X3, with protein sequence MRVKPPGPVVTTSVVRGSPNYVREPKFYPPGHPVQRPPACPAEKALSCSVLSFPEGSCPALGREHQAGSLLHGDPADRCQSIHGGTKAAEDLLGCAGEPRILGGSAEEASARDRAPKTFPNATLASGRCNVDSILALLRSKCGNGHINLHPVVQLIDIMKDLNRLSEDLKNSGVHLDCGSLRGGGGAHEDSRLLPADRDLQYSFFSSPSLANSIRSPEERGVLLKSDPSRHPRPPARDGEAEGGGGSTPQPPGHGVGVGDVSKAPAEEAGCSQPDASDYSELAEADILNELASLACPGTQLLESQAMEPQPQLLPAQELDSQSRLLDSQSLESQPQLLDSQSLEPLPESLELQNLEPLGLQSLEPLSESLELQSLEPLSESLELQSLEPLAEPLGLQTLEPLPGALEPPLLPTEPSLLEPQPLGTVSELLEAQPGTGDPLRPHGLQPRLGGCPLSTMVKRGPCGGRGAGRCGEDHRKYALRRTDKPKMLCRRRRAGRGRRVDITPESHVLSPLTLPAEMPPGPEEPDTPVLSPPPPPPPTALDPDEMPKAPTVGKKSKCRGVRKMVVKMAKIPVSLGRRNKTTYKVSSLSSNLNLEGKELAASSSVEPTPLLKMKNNGRNVVVVFPPGEMPIILKRKRGRPPKNLLLGQAKPKEPTPEVKKRRRRKQKLASPQPSYIADTNDSKADYSDVLAKLAFLNRQSQCSGRCSPPRCWTPSEPESIHQAPDTQSISHFLHRVQGFRRRGGKAGGFGGRGGSHAARAARCSFSDFFEGIGKKKKAPAALHADPVHPRKRGRLEPDPVGKPKRKRRARKNGALFPETGSGQSFGDGPAAEWGGGEKGSPWAPHHGHPGGQAGRSGGYQGAEARPFHTAGLESGSSGRAGFYAGSAPSSQAESGPERHSLFTGYFRSLLDSDDSSDLLDFALSASRSESRKSAAAYTAAPAALPGQRGMAAYAARGGKVAAATPGAEAAFHGMQGRPAFPPGRASGAYGVTQGSAECRGAESFPKLAPPSAVSRSPTAHPAASGTPGYSPYGSYGGAGQSVAPASVFPPGKQYPPAQDCPNSKDCSFAYGSGSSLPSSPSSAHSAGYAPPTAAPSLPLGKAAFFNSAEQGGQFSSAAHTPLRCDSRASTVSPGGYMVPKGSASFQPSPENCRQFPSAAPWAFRQGYGGLDWSSEAFSQLYNPGFECHLNEPNVILDISNYTPQKAKQQTVSETFSESSSDSTQFNQPAGYRRANSEASSSEGQSSLSSLEKLMMDWNEASSAPGYNWNQSVLFQSNSKPGRGRRKKVDMFDTSHLSFSSSSSSSSVYPSKRNTGPRQPRGSRGACASKKERGTGKAKFPTKSQAVNPLFQDSTDLGLDYYSGDSSMSPLPSQSRGFGVGERDPCDYSGPYSMNPSTPSDGTFVQGFQSDSPGLGQPDLESKHFPALPHQLAAPGQQTVFEAGLQKAFSPNCSPTLAFKEDLRAGSMRKLPACDSLKHSMQGGALPHAPHLACRDLPMPQPHYDSPSCKNPPYWYSPNASTRSPSYDSKAGAGMLVDFMGRTDPPCLNPHLSSPSSTHPSKGEKEPLEMSRAHHRGPYACPLINDLNISPVPRDSMLQLQDNYRYPSFAPQGHPVMAPTQKSGFLGPMVEQQHPEDTFTVTSL
- the AHDC1 gene encoding transcription factor Gibbin isoform X2 yields the protein MKFEPQSGREVEVGGTALSTWLLLLFSTQLKGECSLIWTRGEEKHSGTGIWQEGAGKQREERRDGSSVGCQPLALENGASPPAEWFPRAQGSGPRQPGSDGDSRSFRVNLHCKHPRNRELKCNSRSSSKAEGPGVTFPDPHVSNCSAKRHAGEEEVRMRVKPPGPVVTTSVVRGSPNYVREPKFYPPGHPVQRPPACPAEKALSCSVLSFPEGSCPALGREHQAGSLLHGDPADRCQSIHGGTKAAEDLLGCAGEPRILGGSAEEASARDRAPKTFPNATLASGRCNVDSILALLRSKCGNGHINLHPVVQLIDIMKDLNRLSEDLKNSGVHLDCGSLRGGGGAHEDSRLLPADRDLQYSFFSSPSLANSIRSPEERGVLLKSDPSRHPRPPARDGEAEGGGGSTPQPPGHGVGVGDVSKAPAEEAGCSQPDASDYSELAEADILNELASLACPGTQLLESQAMEPQPQLLPAQELDSQSRLLDSQSLESQPQLLDSQSLEPLPESLELQNLEPLGLQSLEPLSESLELQSLEPLSESLELQSLEPLAEPLGLQTLEPLPGALEPPLLPTEPSLLEPQPLGTVSELLEAQPGTGDPLRPHGLQPRLGGCPLSTMVKRGPCGGRGAGRCGEDHRKYALRRTDKPKMLCRRRRAGRGRRVDITPESHVLSPLTLPAEMPPGPEEPDTPVLSPPPPPPPTALDPDEMPKAPTVGKKSKCRGVRKMVVKMAKIPVSLGRRNKTTYKVSSLSSNLNLEGKELAASSSVEPTPLLKMKNNGRNVVVVFPPGEMPIILKRKRGRPPKNLLLGQAKPKEPTPEVKKRRRRKQKLASPQPSYIADTNDSKADYSDVLAKLAFLNRQSQCSGRCSPPRCWTPSEPESIHQAPDTQSISHFLHRVQGFRRRGGKAGGFGGRGGSHAARAARCSFSDFFEGIGKKKKAPAALHADPVHPRKRGRLEPDPVGKPKRKRRARKNGALFPETGSGQSFGDGPAAEWGGGEKGSPWAPHHGHPGGQAGRSGGYQGAEARPFHTAGLESGSSGRAGFYAGSAPSSQAESGPERHSLFTGYFRSLLDSDDSSDLLDFALSASRSESRKSAAAYTAAPAALPGQRGMAAYAARGGKVAAATPGAEAAFHGMQGRPAFPPGRASGAYGVTQGSAECRGAESFPKLAPPSAVSRSPTAHPAASGTPGYSPYGSYGGAGQSVAPASVFPPGKQYPPAQDCPNSKDCSFAYGSGSSLPSSPSSAHSAGYAPPTAAPSLPLGKAAFFNSAEQGGQFSSAAHTPLRCDSRASTVSPGGYMVPKGSASFQPSPENCRQFPSAAPWAFRQGYGGLDWSSEAFSQLYNPGFECHLNEPNVILDISNYTPQKAKQQTVSETFSESSSDSTQFNQPAGYRRANSEASSSEGQSSLSSLEKLMMDWNEASSAPGYNWNQSVLFQSNSKPGRGRRKKVDMFDTSHLSFSSSSSSSSVYPSKRNTGPRQPRGSRGACASKKERGTGKAKFPTKSQAVNPLFQDSTDLGLDYYSGDSSMSPLPSQSRGFGVGERDPCDYSGPYSMNPSTPSDGTFVQGFQSDSPGLGQPDLESKHFPALPHQLAAPGQQTVFEAGLQKAFSPNCSPTLAFKEDLRAGSMRKLPACDSLKHSMQGGALPHAPHLACRDLPMPQPHYDSPSCKNPPYWYSPNASTRSPSYDSKAGAGMLVDFMGRTDPPCLNPHLSSPSSTHPSKGEKEPLEMSRAHHRGPYACPLINDLNISPVPRDSMLQLQDNYRYPSFAPQGHPVMAPTQKSGFLGPMVEQQHPEDTFTVTSL